Proteins co-encoded in one Malus sylvestris chromosome 7, drMalSylv7.2, whole genome shotgun sequence genomic window:
- the LOC126629208 gene encoding probable pectate lyase 4 isoform X1, with the protein MASLPYAEVDFSLRSMAGRAEGFGRFAIGGLNGPVYFVTTLADDGPGSLREGCRKQEPLWIVYEVSGTIHLSSYLSVSSYKTIDGRGQRIKLTGKGLRLKECEHIIVCNLEFEGGRGHDVDGIQIKPNSRHIWIDRCSLRDYDDGLIDITRQSTDITISRCYFAQHDKTMLIGADPSHVGDRCIRVTIHHCFFDGTRQRQPRLRFGKVHLYNNYTRNWGIYAVCASVESQIYSQCNIYEAGNKKKTFEYYTEKAADREVAKSGFIISEGDLFLNGAQPCTLTGFSEECLFHPSEFYPQWTMEAASDSLKAILQILTGWQSIHRPAEQAVTV; encoded by the exons ATGGCTTCGCTACCGTACGCCGAAGTGGATTTTAGCCTGAGATCAATGGCCGGTCGGGCCGAGGGCTTTGGCCGGTTCGCCATCGGAGGCCTCAACGGGCCGGTCTATTTCGTCACCACGTTGGCAG ATGATGGTCCAGGCTCACTTCGTGAAGGATGCCGAAAACAAGAACCACTCTGGATTGTCTATGAGGTTTCTGGCACCATTCACCTTTCATCTTACTTGAGCGTGTCGTCTTATAAGACAATTGATGGACGAGGTCAGAGGATAAAGCTCACGGGAAAGGGACTTAGGCTGAAGGAATGTGAGCATATAATTGTATGCAACCTCGAGTTTGAAGGTGGTAGAGGACATGATGTTGATGGCATTCAGATTAAACCAAACTCTAGGCACATATGGATAGACCGATGCAGCCTTCGTGATTATGATGATGGACTCATAGATATCACCAGACAAAGTACAGACATAACTATCTCTAG ATGTTACTTTGCACAACATGACAAGACGATGCTTATTGGAGCAGACCCCTCGCACGTTGGTGACAGATGCATTCGGGTGACAATCCATCATTGTTTTTTTGATGGAACAAGGCAAAGACAACCTCGTCTTAGATTTGGGAAAGTTCATCTTTACAACAATTACACTCGAAACTGGGGTATATATGCCGTTTGCGCCAGCGTAGAATCCCAG ATATACTCTCAATGCAACATTTATGAAGCAGGGAATAAGAAAAAAACCTTTGAATATTATACAGAAAAG GCAGCAGACAGAGAAGTGGCAAAGTCCGGCTTCATAATATCCGAGGGCGATCTATTCCTCAATGGAGCTCAACCATGCACATTGACAGGGTTCAGTGAAGAATGCCTGTTCCATCCAAGTGAATTTTATCCACAGTGGACTATGGAAGCAGCCTCAGATTCTCTTAAAGCCATTCTCCAAATTCTTACTGGCTGGCAATCCATTCATCGGCCAGCAGAGCAGGCGGTAACTGTATGA
- the LOC126629208 gene encoding probable pectate lyase 4 isoform X2, producing MASLPYAEVDFSLRSMAGRAEGFGRFAIGGLNGPVYFVTTLADDGPGSLREGCRKQEPLWIVFEVSGTIHLSSYLSVSSYKTIDGRGQRIKLTGKGLRLKECEHIIVCNLEFEGGRGHDVDGIQIKPNSRHIWIDRCSLRDYDDGLIDITRQSTDITISRCYFAQHDKTMLIGADPSHVGDRCIRVTIHHCFFDGTRQRQPRLRFGKVHLYNNYTRNWGIYAVCASVESQIYSQCNIYEAGNKKKTFEYYTEKAADREVAKSGFIISEGDLFLNGAQPCTLTGFSEECLFHPSEFYPQWTMEAASDSLKAILQILTGWQSIHRPAEQVVTV from the exons ATGGCTTCGCTACCGTACGCCGAAGTGGATTTTAGCCTGAGATCAATGGCCGGTCGGGCCGAGGGCTTTGGCCGGTTCGCCATCGGAGGCCTCAACGGGCCGGTCTATTTCGTCACCACGTTGGCAG ATGATGGTCCAGGCTCACTTCGTGAAGGATGCCGAAAACAAGAACCACTCTGGATTGTCTTTGAGGTTTCTGGCACCATTCACCTTTCATCTTACTTGAGCGTGTCGTCTTATAAGACAATTGATGGACGAGGTCAGAGGATAAAGCTCACGGGAAAGGGACTTAGGCTGAAGGAATGTGAGCATATAATTGTATGCAACCTCGAGTTTGAAGGTGGTAGAGGACATGATGTTGATGGCATTCAGATTAAACCGAACTCTAGGCACATATGGATAGACCGATGCAGCCTTCGTGATTATGATGATGGACTCATAGATATCACCAGACAAAGTACAGACATAACTATCTCTAG ATGTTACTTTGCACAACATGACAAGACGATGCTTATTGGAGCAGACCCCTCGCACGTTGGTGACAGATGCATTCGGGTGACAATCCATCATTGTTTTTTTGATGGAACAAGGCAAAGACAACCTCGTCTTAGATTTGGGAAAGTTCATCTTTACAACAATTACACTCGAAACTGGGGTATATATGCTGTTTGCGCCAGCGTAGAATCCCAG ATATACTCTCAATGCAACATTTATGAAGCAGGGAATAAGAAAAAAACCTTTGAATATTATACAGAAAAG GCAGCAGACAGAGAAGTGGCAAAGTCCGGCTTCATAATATCCGAGGGCGATCTATTCCTCAATGGAGCTCAACCATGCACATTGACAGGGTTCAGTGAAGAATGCCTGTTCCATCCAAGTGAATTTTATCCACAGTGGACTATGGAAGCAGCCTCAGATTCTCTTAAAGCCATTCTCCAAATTCTTACAGGCTGGCAATCCATTCATCGGCCAGCAGAGCAGGTGGTAACTGTATGA
- the LOC126629207 gene encoding exocyst complex component EXO70H1-like, whose protein sequence is MLSEYLKSGSTTLTPRKGMSCLFSFSHVKNHSSYTPSSTSTSPKPSPTLSLSMMEENIETAEFIITKWDPNSSSYTKLTSIFQSSRKEAKQLLKSVKDLRSAMHVLVHESSPSSKLVLAQNLMQTAMKRLEREFYEILSANRRHLDPESVSSRTSIGSCTFNGEDEGGSEEELEIVGGSITEVERVSALAMADLKSIADCMISSGYGHECVKIYKVIRKSIVDEGLYRLGIQQFKSSQIHKMDSEGLENKIMIWMDAAKIAVKALFHGEKVLCDHVFSASETIADSCFYEITKGGATTLFRFPELIVKNKKCRERIFWQLELYEVFSNLWPEIESIFTSASTQAIKLQALASWLKLSDSVQSSLSVFESTIQKDSSKFLASGGRIHPLTQSVMNLVSSLADHHGALSDILADYPPPKNQVSHFKSPMADDGSTPAASVHLAWLILVLMCKLDTKAEIYKDASLSYLFLANNLQFIVEKVQQTPNLKLLLGEDWVTEHTKKVKLYASNYESTAWTKVLSSLPEKSSETSPEMARECFKRFNAAFEEAYRKQTSWIVEDRKLRDDLKVSIEQKLVPRYQEFYETYMVMQSGEKNLELLVRYSPDDLGNYLSDLFHRTSTSVSSTTSSSLLASQRCLRI, encoded by the coding sequence ATGCTCTCCGAGTACCTGAAGAGTGGTAGTACTACACTCACACCAAGGAAAGGAATGTCATGCCTCTTTTCCTTCTCGCATGTCAAAAACCATTCTTCTTACACACCTTCAAGCACTTCCACCAGTCCAAAACCTTCCCCGACCTTGTCTCTTTCGATGATGGAGGAAAACATCGAAACAGCTGAATTCATCATCACGAAATGGGATCCAAACTCCTCCTCATACACCAAACTCACGTCTATCTTCCAGAGTAGCAGAAAAGAGGCCAAACAGCTTCTCAAATCCGTAAAGGACTTGCGTAGTGCTATGCATGTTTTGGTTCATGAAAGCTCTCCATCCAGCAAGCTCGTGCTTGCTCAAAACCTAATGCAAACAGCTATGAAAAGGCTTGAAAGGGAGTTTTATGAGATATTGTCTGCAAACCGGCGTCACCTTGACCCTGAATCAGTTTCAAGTCGAACCTCAATCGGATCATGCACATTTAATGGTGAAGACGAGGGGGGATCAGAAGAAGAGTTGGAAATTGTTGGTGGGTCGATCACTGAGGTGGAGAGGGTCTCGGCTCTCGCCATGGCGGATCTGAAGTCCATAGCGGATTGTATGATCAGTTCCGGCTATGGCCATGAGTGTGTGAAGATATACAAAGTTATCCGAAAGTCAATAGTAGATGAGGGATTGTATCGCCTTGGAATCCAACAGTTCAAGTCTTCTCAAATCCATAAAATGGATTCGGAAGGACTagaaaacaaaatcatgatcTGGATGGATGCTGCAAAGATTGCTGTGAAAGCACTATTTCATGGAGAAAAAGTTCTCTGTGATCATGTGTTTTCAGCATCTGAGACAATCGCAGACTCATGCTTCTATGAGATAACAAAAGGAGGAGCAACCACCCTATTCAGATTTCCAGAACTCATAGTGAAGAACAAGAAGTGCCGGGAAAGAATTTTCTGGCAACTGGAACTCTACGAAGTATTCTCcaatctctggccagagattgAATCAATATTTACCTCTGCATCGACCCAAGCAATAAAACTACAAGCTCTCGCATCGTGGCTCAAACTTTCAGATTCTGTCCAGTCTAGTCTTTCTGTCTTTGAATCAACCATTCAAAAGGATTCATCAAAATTTCTAGCCTCTGGCGGCAGGATTCACCCGTTGACACAATCAGTGATGAATTTAGTATCTTCATTAGCAGACCACCATGGAGCTCTCTCTGATATCCTTGCTGACTATCCACCACCGAAGAATCAAGTATCTCACTTCAAGAGCCCAATGGCAGATGACGGTTCAACACCAGCAGCGTCAGTCCACCTAGCTTGGCTCATTCTAGTCCTTATGTGCAAGCTCGACACGAAAGCTGAAATTTATAAAGATGCGTCTCTGTCATATCTCTTCCTTGCCAACAATCTTCAATTCATTGTTGAGAAGGTGCAGCAAACACCGAACCTGAAACTCCTCCTCGGTGAAGATTGGGTCACTGAACACACGAAGAAGGTTAAACTGTACGCTTCAAACTACGAATCCACAGCCTGGACAAAGGTGTTATCATCATTACCAGAGAAGTCATCAGAAACATCTCCAGAAATGGCAAGGGAATGCTTTAAAAGGTTCAACGCAGCATTTGAAGAGGCATACAGGAAACAGACATCATGGATTGTAGAGGACAGGAAATTGAGGGATGACTTAAAGGTTTCAATTGAGCAGAAACTGGTACCAAGATATCAAGAATTTTATGAAACATACATGGTAATGCAGAGTGGGGAGAAAAATTTGGAGTTGTTGGTAAGATATTCACCGGATGACTTGGGGAATTACTTGTCGGATTTGTTCCACAGGACTTCCACCTCAGTTAGTTCCACAACTTCATCGTCACTGTTGGCTTCACAACGATGCCTCCGCATCTAG
- the LOC126630236 gene encoding uncharacterized protein LOC126630236, translating to MSSSVNPSSLNLNTIEPLTGVNYRKWKQDLEIVLGVMDWDLALRTEEPPALTDDSTSNQKSKYEKWHKSNRIALLIIKRSMTDVVRGGFPDETNAKDFLKSIEAKYRESPKTETGNLMNALTTMRYDGVQSVREYILKMVDIAGKLNALEVPISDTFLLFV from the exons ATGTCTTCCTCAG TGAATCCCAGCTCTTTGAATCTCAATACAATTGAGCCTCTTACTGGTGTCAACTACAGAAAGTGGAAACAAGATCTCGAAATCGTTTTGGGAGTTATGGACTGGGATTTGGCACTGAGAACTGAAGAGCCTCCGGCACTCACTGATGACAGCACCTCCAATCAGAAAtccaagtatgaaaaatggCACAAATCCAACAGAATTGCCCTATTGATCATCAAAAGGAGCATGACAGATGTGGTGAGAGGTGGCTTTCCTGATGAAACAAATGCAAAAGATTTTCTGAAGTCCATTGAGGCAAAGTATAGGGAATCGCCAAAAACTGAGACAGGTAATCTCATGAATGCTCTCACTACCATGAGATATGATGGGGTTCAAAGTGTGCGAGAATACATATTGAAGATGGTGGACATTGCTGGAAAACTCAATGCACTCGAGGTACCGATTTCTGATACTTTTCTG CTATTTGTGTGA